The window CTTTCCCACCATGGCGAAGCATCCAATCGAGCCAGCCATTCTCGATATTGAATGTATTTTTCTAAATTATCTTTGATATCAGCCCGAATCCTTTCTAAGTAGCCATCAATATCCACCAAACTGGTTACAAATGGCTCTTCTTTATAGGAGTCAAACGTTCGGCGCAGGGATAACAGTTGTTGATTTTTCTGCTCCAACTCACGTAATTTCTCCCCCAAAACCTTACATTCATTTTTCAATTTTTTCTGCCATAAAAAACACAGGGTTAAATAGACCGTAAAAGCCAGGAGGATGATTACAAGAATACCCACGACAACAACGCTCATTGCATCTCCACCTGCGCCTGGAGGTGAGCTAACCACTGCTGGACTGCTAACAAAATCTCCGACACAACCGATTCGGAGACCTGAAACCAGTGAATTCGAGGGTCATCGGCACGAAACCAATTGGCTTGACGTCGGATCAGTGTTCGTGTGCGGCGCTTAATTTCAACCACGACCTCGTCCAGAGTGCGTAATCCCTGAAGATAAGCAGCGATCTCCCGATAGCCGATTGCGCTGAATGATGGCAGATCAGGATTGTATCCTTTGTCTAAGAGAGACTTTACTTCTTCAATCCAACCTTCTTCAAACATGCGTTGAATTCGCTGATCACATCTTTTGTATAATACTTCCCTCGATAAGGTTAGTCCGATGACAAAAGCCGGATAGGAGAGCGGATTTCCTTTCCGCTGTCGGGAGAACGGAATACCGCTGGAATAAATCACTTCGAATGCTCTTACCATCCGTCGCACATTGCGCGGATCAATCTTTATTGCTGCCTCGGGGTCAAGCAAAGATAAATAACGATTTCTGTCCTGCGGCTCAAGTTCAGTCAGCCAGCGTTCGAGTATAGTTCTCAACCTGGGATTGGGAGTTACGGGAGGTGGTTGCCAACCCTCCAGGATAGCTCGATAATATTGACCGGTACCACCAACAAATATCGGTAATTTTCTTCTGTTGTATATCTCTTCAAGAGCTTCAGCAACTTTTTTCTGGAAGAGAACCAAACTCCAGTCCTCATCAGGGTCAGCGACGTCCACCAGATGATGGCGCACTGTTTCTCTCATCTGTAAACTCGGTTTGGCAGTGCCGATATCCATTCCACGGTACAGGTAACGAGAGTCGATCGACACAATCTCACCATCCAGAGCCTTTGCCAGGTGATAAGCACACTCGGTTTTTCCCACACCAGTTGGACCGACAATGATAACCAGTTTACGAACGGAATCAGTTGCCATTAAGTATCACGGCTTGTAAGATTCAATGGAACAGTGATATTTTCAAGATGAGTAATTTGCGTTTTTAGTCCCATCTCGATCGAAAGAACATCAATTTGCCAGTCAATATCTTCTTTCAGGTGCTTCTGTAGATAATCTTGACTGGCGAGGATTAGATGTTGAAGTTTTTTCGAGGTAATGCTATCCTCAGGATATCCATACCGTCGGTTACGGCGCATTTTGACTTCAACAAACACCAGGCGTTTTGCCTCGCAGGGCGGAGACCATGCAGCAATAATATCAATCTCACCGAAGGAAGTGGTATAGTTCCGTTCCAGAATCTGATACCCTTTTCCTTCCAGGTATCGAACAGCCAGGTCTTCACCCTGGCGACCTAAACTGCGCGTCGATCGCTGTGGCATTTGTCATCCAACCCGATCGAGTAAGCGACGGAAGCGCACCGACAGGCTTCGTCGTTTTTGCGCTTTTCCTTCGATGGCTTTTTGATAAATTTCAATCATCTTTGAGCCAGTCTGGTCAATCGAGAAGCGTTCCGACTCGCGTTGGGCATTCTCGCCCATTTTCAAGCGCTCTTCTTTGTTGGAAATGAGCCGTGCCATCTTTGCTGTATAGGCTGCCATATCTTCTTCACCAACCAGAAAACCACTCACACCATCCTGAACCGAGTCACTAATGCCCGGAGAATGGATTCCCAAGACCGGCAAACCGGCAGCCATTGCTTCAATTACCGATAGCGGATGAACCTCGGTGACTGATGCTGTTGCAAATACATCCGCCATCTTAAGATATTGACATACCCTTTGATAAGGCACCATGCCAGTAAATCGCACAAAACCAGCAATTGCACTTTGTTCAACCATTTCTTGAAGTGTTTTTCTTTCAGGTCCGTCGCCAACTAACAATAAACGAGCCTGGTCAAAGGCTTGAACAACTCCCGCAAAACAACGTATCAGAAAGGGAAGATTCTTTTCAGGACCCAACCGTCCAACATAGATAAAAATAATATTTTGCTCGTTAAATCCAAATTCTTCTCGTTCTGCCGCCACAATTGGCTGTCTGAATGCTGTCAAGTCCACACCATTTGGCACAACTTGAATATCAACCGTGACTCCAAATTTTCTTAAGACATCTCGCATTCCATTCGAAGGCGAAATAACGACATCAACCGCCTGACAGAACACAGGCAAATAGGCTTCGATAGCCTGATCACCAACCAGTTCGCCCAAAACAGGCAAATAGGCCCTTGCATAGAGATCATATCGGGTGTGATTGGTGAAAACAATCGGGATACCACGTGGACGGCAATATCTCAAAGAGAGTGATCCGCTAAGAAAGGGATGATGGACATGAACCACATCCATCAACCGCAATAGCCGCATGGCTTCACTACTGTACCGAAAACCCAGATAATAACCGGTATCTAACAGGGGTAAACCTGGGGAACGGATCACATTTTTTTCATCATCCTGATAATTTTCACCCCCAAAAGTAAACACATAAACATCATGCCCCTTCGACTCCAGCCATTTCTTATTCAACTCAATGTAATTGGTGATCCCGCTAATATGAGGCTTATAAACATCTGCCAGCATGCCTATACGCATCGTTTACCTTTGCCTTTATACAAAACAAATTTCTAGTATTATAATCTTCTATTGAGATTTCAATTCCTTTGCCATCAATTCTGACGCTCTCGATCAAGATTGAGTGTTGTTGCATTAATCAGGTTAATAACTTGCAAAAAAATCACTATCTACCCAACACCGATCAAATTAGCATCATTGCCGCAACGATCATCTTGACATTTGCATTATCAGGCATTATCTCAATTCCAGAAGAAAATATCCGCATTGTTTTCTGGAACATCTATATCGTTTTTTCTTTAAATACACAGACACTTGTTATGATCATTGCGTCCATTCTTGCCGCCTCAGGATCAGACTGGCTCATCCGTAATCACCCTCTATGGAGAAAACAGCAGCACACCATCGAGCATTGGGTGATTCCCCTTCTGACAGCTTTAGTACTGGGATTTTTGACCAGCAATTTACAACGTGGTCTCTATAGCTGGTTGAGTTTCTTTCTCGGTGCAGGCTTTCTGATGGGAATACTGATCGCTGAGTATATTACCGTGAATCCTGACGATCTGCGTTATCCTATTGCAGTCACCGTTCTCATTGCAATCTCATATTTGCTGTTTCTCCTTTTCTGCATTCTAATCAGGTTGCTCAATTATCGCTTGCTCTTTGCGATACCAGGTCTGTTTACAGCAACCATGCTCGTCTCCTTGAGAAGTCTTAAGCTTCGTCATCCACAGGGCTGGGCATTTACAGAAGCCATCTTGATTTCAATTCTTACCTCTCAGATTGCCGCAGCCCTGCATTATTGGCCAATTTCACCGCTCTCATTTGGATTAGCTATATTTGGAACTGCCTATGCTCTCTTTTTATTGATCCACAGGCTTCAATCCACGCCATCTCCTAAGATGGCTTATGTTGAACCTCTTTTTCTCCTGGTTATCTCCTGGATACTGGCGTACTGGCTGAAATAACATGGATGAAGTCTACTTTATCCCACAAGAGCTGCTCCAAAAAATAGAATCCTACCTGCAGGAAAACCTTCCAGAAGAAGGTTGTGGGCTTTTAGGAGGACAAGACCATACTTTCCAAAGCTGGATTCCGGTCCCAAATGTCCTCAGAAGTCCTACCCGTTACCGTATGGAACCAGAAGCGCAGTTAAAAGCTTTTCTTTACTTTGAGGAGAACCAACAAGACTTATTAGGGATTGTACACTCTCATCCCACAGGACCGGATAAACCATCCCAAACCGATTTGAAAGAAGCATATTATCCAGAGGCAGTATATTTTATATTCTATCGGACCAATGAACAATGGCAGTATAAAGCTTATCGCATCAACCAAAACCACTACATACCGGTTGAAATTCACACCCTGAAGTAACCAATTCTAAAAAAGGGTGTTTCATCATCTGAAAACTTGTTTAATAACGCTTAACGAATTAATCGGGAGTTTCGAATGATCGTAAAAATCCTATTGTTGTCACTCATCGCTTACCTTCTTGGCTCAATCCCTGTTGGTTTGATTCTGGTCAAATTGAGCACCGGTAAAGACCTCCGTCAAATTGAAAGCGGTCGCACAGGTGGCACCAACGCTGGTCGAGCAGCAGGTTTCTGGGTTGGTTTTTTGACCGCTTTATTAGACGGACTAAAAGCTGCCATCGCTGTCTGGTTAACAAGAGCGCTGTTGCCCAATCTGACCTGGATGGAAGTTATTTCCCCGCTGCTGGCGGTGTTTGGACATAACTATTCGATTTTTCTACTTGAACGCTCCGCAACTGGCAGGCTGAGATTGCGTGGTGGCGCTGGCGGTGCTCCCTTTGTGGGTGGCGCCTTTGGGATTTGGCCGCCAAGTTTATTAATTATTGTGCCAATAGGAGCCTTTATTCTGTTCATTATCGGTTATGCTTCCCTCACGACCATGAGCACAGCTCTAATCGCCATCGCCATTTTCACCATACGCGCAATCTGGTTCGACTCGCCATGGCAATATATCTTTTATGGTGTAATCGGCGAAGTCCTGCTGTTATGGGCTTTGCGGCCCAACATCCGTCGGCTGCTTAACGGTACCGAACGACTGGTCGGTCTGCGAGCAAAACGCCAGCGGGTCTCCTTGAATAGCAACAATCACTCTTCCTCTTCTTCTGTGTCTTCCTCGTAGTAGTCATATTCATCTTGAGGAGATCTTTCCGGCAGTTTCCCATAAAGCTGCCTAAATAATGCAATCAAATTCTTCCGGTGCAATTCTTCAGCTAAACCGCCAATCAAGACGCGGCTCTTACCACATTCCTCGACACTAATGGACTGTAACAGATCCATGGGGTATTTCCGGGTAGCTGCTTTCCGAACCGCCTTTTTGATTGCCGAAAGATAAGCCAGATTCTCCTTGATGAAATTATCGATTTCACCCCTTAAGACGATATCTCCATGTCCTTGAATAATATTTTCCAACCCCATCTTACCCATTAACTTCAGGCTGTTCACCATATCATCAAAATCGCCATCCACGATATATGGCAGTGCCATACCAGCATCACTGGCAAAAAGCACTTTATCTTCTTCCACTAAAACTCCTAAATTATCTTTGCTATGTCCGGGTAATCCAAAGATCGTCAGGGTCTTCTTCCCGACCCTGAGAGTCATCTTGCCTTGTTCAAACGTAATATGCGGCAGCACAATGCGAATCGATTGATAGACCGAATGTTGTTCCTGCGCCACTTTCAGGGCTGGGATTCCTTTACTCTCTAAATGCTCACGACACAGCTTATGAGCAATGATCGTCGCCCCTTGAAAAAAGCAATTCCCCCAGGTATGATCGGCATGATAGTGGGTGTTAATGACGTATCGAATCGGCACATTTAGTTCTTGTTCAATAAAATCTCTAACTTCAAGCGTTTCCTCCGGCACAGCCAAAGTATCGATCATGACAGCCCAGTTCGGGCCGATTATTGCCCCGCAAGTAACCTGAGCGTATAAATCGCTTTGAAAGGAATAAACATTTTCAGCAATGCGTTCTCTATGAACCATATACCCTCTCCCATTGATGGAATAGGGAAAGCATAGCACAAATCGAACCTGAAAGTCAAGAAACTTTAATCAAAAACTCATCTTCTGTAAAGATATTGACCAAATCTAAGGTCGTCGTTATAATCAATCTAAATATTCCTTGGGAAGAGTAA is drawn from Anaerolineae bacterium and contains these coding sequences:
- a CDS encoding tRNA dimethylallyltransferase encodes the protein MATDSVRKLVIIVGPTGVGKTECAYHLAKALDGEIVSIDSRYLYRGMDIGTAKPSLQMRETVRHHLVDVADPDEDWSLVLFQKKVAEALEEIYNRRKLPIFVGGTGQYYRAILEGWQPPPVTPNPRLRTILERWLTELEPQDRNRYLSLLDPEAAIKIDPRNVRRMVRAFEVIYSSGIPFSRQRKGNPLSYPAFVIGLTLSREVLYKRCDQRIQRMFEEGWIEEVKSLLDKGYNPDLPSFSAIGYREIAAYLQGLRTLDEVVVEIKRRTRTLIRRQANWFRADDPRIHWFQVSESVVSEILLAVQQWLAHLQAQVEMQ
- a CDS encoding Glycosyltransferase; protein product: MLADVYKPHISGITNYIELNKKWLESKGHDVYVFTFGGENYQDDEKNVIRSPGLPLLDTGYYLGFRYSSEAMRLLRLMDVVHVHHPFLSGSLSLRYCRPRGIPIVFTNHTRYDLYARAYLPVLGELVGDQAIEAYLPVFCQAVDVVISPSNGMRDVLRKFGVTVDIQVVPNGVDLTAFRQPIVAAEREEFGFNEQNIIFIYVGRLGPEKNLPFLIRCFAGVVQAFDQARLLLVGDGPERKTLQEMVEQSAIAGFVRFTGMVPYQRVCQYLKMADVFATASVTEVHPLSVIEAMAAGLPVLGIHSPGISDSVQDGVSGFLVGEEDMAAYTAKMARLISNKEERLKMGENAQRESERFSIDQTGSKMIEIYQKAIEGKAQKRRSLSVRFRRLLDRVG
- a CDS encoding Mov34/MPN/PAD-1 family protein — protein: MDEVYFIPQELLQKIESYLQENLPEEGCGLLGGQDHTFQSWIPVPNVLRSPTRYRMEPEAQLKAFLYFEENQQDLLGIVHSHPTGPDKPSQTDLKEAYYPEAVYFIFYRTNEQWQYKAYRINQNHYIPVEIHTLK
- a CDS encoding Acyl-phosphate:glycerol-3-phosphate O-acyltransferase PlsY, with translation MIVKILLLSLIAYLLGSIPVGLILVKLSTGKDLRQIESGRTGGTNAGRAAGFWVGFLTALLDGLKAAIAVWLTRALLPNLTWMEVISPLLAVFGHNYSIFLLERSATGRLRLRGGAGGAPFVGGAFGIWPPSLLIIVPIGAFILFIIGYASLTTMSTALIAIAIFTIRAIWFDSPWQYIFYGVIGEVLLLWALRPNIRRLLNGTERLVGLRAKRQRVSLNSNNHSSSSSVSSS
- a CDS encoding Cyclase yields the protein MVHRERIAENVYSFQSDLYAQVTCGAIIGPNWAVMIDTLAVPEETLEVRDFIEQELNVPIRYVINTHYHADHTWGNCFFQGATIIAHKLCREHLESKGIPALKVAQEQHSVYQSIRIVLPHITFEQGKMTLRVGKKTLTIFGLPGHSKDNLGVLVEEDKVLFASDAGMALPYIVDGDFDDMVNSLKLMGKMGLENIIQGHGDIVLRGEIDNFIKENLAYLSAIKKAVRKAATRKYPMDLLQSISVEECGKSRVLIGGLAEELHRKNLIALFRQLYGKLPERSPQDEYDYYEEDTEEEEE